A single genomic interval of Trinickia acidisoli harbors:
- a CDS encoding 3-deoxy-7-phosphoheptulonate synthase has translation MRSIDNPSHDREVGDADATQDTTRIDDVRIGAVRPLISPALLQDELPVPPAVQTLVESTRTGIGEILHGRDDRLVAIVGPCSIHDHDQALDYAHRLKAAADELSEELLVVMRVYFEKPRTTVGWKGYINDPRLDGSFRINEGLRAARRLLLDVNGLGLPAATEFLDLLGPQYIADLIAWGAIGARTTESQSHRQLASGLSCPIGFKNGTDGSVQIAADAIVAARASHAFMGMTKMGMAAIFETRGNQDAHVILRGGKTGPNYDRASVEECCGALGKAGLREQVMIDCSHANSGKAHERQIDVANDIAEQLTGGERRIVGVMVESNLEAGRQDLKPGVPLRHGVSITDACLSWAQTEPVLDALAQAVRRRRSR, from the coding sequence ATGAGAAGCATCGACAACCCTTCCCACGATCGAGAGGTCGGCGACGCCGACGCGACGCAAGACACCACGCGCATCGACGACGTTCGCATCGGGGCCGTGCGTCCGTTGATCTCGCCCGCGTTGTTGCAAGACGAATTGCCTGTGCCGCCGGCGGTCCAGACGCTCGTGGAAAGCACGCGCACCGGCATCGGCGAGATCTTGCATGGACGCGACGATCGGCTCGTGGCTATCGTCGGCCCGTGCTCGATCCACGATCATGACCAAGCGCTCGACTACGCGCACCGGCTCAAGGCTGCTGCCGACGAATTGAGCGAGGAGTTGCTCGTCGTCATGCGCGTCTACTTCGAAAAGCCGCGCACGACGGTGGGCTGGAAGGGCTACATCAACGATCCGCGGCTCGATGGCAGCTTCAGAATCAACGAAGGCTTGCGTGCGGCGCGGCGGTTGCTGCTCGACGTCAATGGGTTGGGCCTACCCGCGGCCACTGAGTTTCTCGACCTACTGGGCCCGCAGTACATTGCCGACTTGATCGCATGGGGTGCGATCGGCGCACGCACGACGGAGAGCCAAAGCCATCGTCAGCTTGCCTCGGGATTGAGTTGTCCGATCGGTTTCAAGAACGGCACCGACGGCAGCGTGCAAATTGCAGCCGACGCGATCGTGGCCGCACGCGCAAGCCATGCGTTCATGGGCATGACGAAGATGGGCATGGCCGCGATTTTCGAAACGCGTGGCAACCAAGACGCGCATGTGATCTTACGTGGCGGCAAGACCGGACCCAACTACGATCGCGCGAGCGTCGAGGAATGTTGCGGCGCCCTCGGCAAGGCAGGGCTGCGCGAACAGGTCATGATCGATTGCTCGCATGCCAACTCGGGCAAGGCGCACGAGCGGCAAATCGACGTGGCGAACGACATTGCCGAGCAGCTCACGGGCGGCGAACGGCGCATCGTGGGCGTCATGGTCGAGAGCAATCTCGAAGCCGGCAGGCAGGATCTGAAACCTGGTGTGCCGTTGCGCCACGGCGTGTCGATTACCGATGCATGCTTGAGCTGGGCGCAAACCGAGCCCGTGCTCGATGCGTTGGCGCAAGCGGTGCGTCGGCGGCGCTCGCGCTGA
- a CDS encoding lytic transglycosylase domain-containing protein — protein sequence MPYLPFPPMPAQTFNYCVAQAEQKYQVPSCILQAVHQIESGGDLRPGLVHGNSNGTKDYGVTQINTVWANYFQRKFGITAPELADNACLAVNGSAYIIRYEINSTGNFWAGVGNYHSRTPGEHDRYVMRVARAAQEFGCRIR from the coding sequence GTGCCTTATTTGCCGTTTCCTCCGATGCCCGCGCAGACTTTCAACTATTGCGTCGCCCAAGCCGAGCAAAAGTATCAGGTCCCATCCTGCATCCTTCAGGCAGTCCATCAAATCGAGTCGGGCGGCGACCTGCGGCCGGGGCTCGTGCATGGCAACAGCAACGGGACGAAGGATTACGGTGTCACGCAGATCAATACCGTCTGGGCCAACTACTTTCAGCGCAAGTTCGGCATCACGGCCCCCGAGCTTGCCGATAACGCTTGCCTAGCGGTGAACGGGTCCGCCTACATCATCCGCTACGAAATCAATTCGACGGGCAACTTTTGGGCCGGGGTCGGCAACTACCATAGCCGCACGCCGGGCGAGCACGACCGATACGTCATGCGAGTGGCGCGGGCCGCACAGGAGTTCGGATGTCGGATCAGGTAA
- a CDS encoding type IV secretory system conjugative DNA transfer family protein has product MAQRYGPSRWQEIDQQRITLDPRTLSERFSGWLLDPRNYAKFQLGMAAAACVLALAWLPITVAMLLTHAWFVMQRQTLPMRYPKDLGGIDPTLDVEKPNPNGKGELVERRPADGILYLGNQRSSDRGEHLKELWATNDDARTHMLLMGTTGSGKTVTLLSLCFNALAWGSGFFYSDGKADSSLHASVWGLCRRVGREDDYLVLNFMTGGADPYGKRRSTEKTSNGTNPWYEGSPDFLSQLSSSLLPKATGDGAQWQQKAVNMMDALIRTLCYERAVGNLTLSIGVIREYLALPNLVKLYLKGKRGEIPEFAFLPIKAYLETGLPGFRSEYAEKPDKWDQTVWDQHGYLTGQYARTLSMLMDTYGAIFKDKYSEVDMMDVLLNRRVLVVMIPTLEKSAQEAANLGKLIVSSIRLMMAMNLGHKLEGTYADIIDTKATRSPAPYIITMDELGYYFAEGIALMFAQARSLGFMMIAAGQDIAAMAKGDNKDEVDSMIANTKIKYSLALEDPDKTLDVFKKVAGESISVEVGSFEGSVNHFTSAHYRRNLTGSIQRRDRIDLQELKALKEMEGVLIFKDQVTRARSFTWFHSIEKTKLPFRLNRFLQVDRPPLADLPVRTRRGAPAPGKSSGAQRIEAVLRTGRAPAYPRTVDPVIEAIRKTYRDIESGKADVPSTERGIAYYVAAIDAMKANDADRGGRYWRIVDESNDASTPQPAVRTQAPPDPAAPADAGIRSHEPSHTHAHASTDHAASDVQASAPDPVPSRSALYQRPPLCEKPADDASGTTIVGFTDETIDRLTQVEAALGRHDPLASTRTIEAQVSAQLTWSKPPITLAERELQALLARIEAMAAAVEGGKS; this is encoded by the coding sequence ATGGCGCAGCGATACGGGCCATCGCGCTGGCAAGAAATCGATCAGCAACGGATCACGCTCGATCCGCGCACGCTGTCGGAACGTTTTTCCGGGTGGCTGCTCGATCCGCGCAACTATGCCAAGTTCCAGCTCGGCATGGCGGCGGCGGCATGCGTGCTTGCGCTCGCTTGGCTGCCGATCACGGTGGCGATGCTGCTGACCCACGCGTGGTTCGTCATGCAGCGACAGACGTTGCCGATGCGTTACCCGAAAGATCTAGGTGGAATCGACCCGACGCTCGACGTCGAAAAGCCGAACCCCAACGGCAAAGGCGAACTCGTGGAGCGGCGGCCTGCCGACGGCATTCTCTATCTCGGCAACCAACGCTCGAGTGATCGCGGCGAGCACTTGAAGGAACTATGGGCGACGAACGACGACGCGCGCACGCACATGTTGCTGATGGGCACCACAGGCTCCGGCAAGACGGTGACGCTATTGTCGCTGTGCTTCAACGCGCTGGCCTGGGGCTCGGGGTTCTTCTATTCGGACGGTAAAGCGGATTCGAGTCTTCACGCATCGGTATGGGGACTGTGCAGACGCGTGGGGCGCGAAGACGATTATCTCGTGCTCAATTTCATGACCGGCGGCGCGGATCCGTACGGCAAAAGGCGCTCGACGGAAAAGACGTCGAACGGCACGAATCCCTGGTACGAAGGCAGTCCCGACTTTCTGTCTCAACTGTCTTCGTCGCTGTTGCCGAAGGCGACGGGGGACGGCGCGCAATGGCAGCAGAAGGCCGTCAACATGATGGACGCGCTGATTCGCACGCTATGCTACGAGCGCGCCGTCGGCAATCTGACGCTGTCGATCGGCGTCATTCGCGAATACCTTGCGCTGCCCAACCTCGTCAAGCTGTACCTCAAGGGCAAGCGCGGCGAGATTCCCGAATTCGCATTCTTGCCGATCAAGGCTTACCTAGAGACGGGCTTGCCCGGCTTTCGTTCCGAATACGCGGAAAAACCTGACAAATGGGACCAAACGGTCTGGGATCAGCACGGCTATCTGACGGGGCAATACGCGCGCACGCTGTCGATGTTGATGGACACGTATGGGGCCATCTTCAAAGATAAGTACTCCGAAGTAGACATGATGGACGTCCTCCTCAATCGCCGCGTGCTGGTCGTCATGATCCCGACGCTCGAGAAATCGGCGCAGGAGGCGGCGAATCTCGGCAAGCTCATCGTGTCGAGTATCCGGTTGATGATGGCGATGAACCTCGGGCACAAGCTCGAGGGTACGTATGCGGACATCATCGATACGAAGGCGACGCGTTCCCCCGCGCCGTACATCATTACGATGGACGAACTCGGGTATTACTTCGCCGAGGGCATCGCGTTGATGTTCGCGCAAGCGCGCAGCCTCGGCTTCATGATGATCGCCGCGGGACAAGACATCGCCGCCATGGCGAAAGGCGACAACAAAGACGAAGTCGATTCGATGATCGCCAATACGAAGATCAAATATTCGCTGGCGCTCGAGGATCCCGACAAGACGCTCGATGTATTCAAGAAGGTGGCGGGCGAATCGATATCGGTCGAGGTAGGCTCGTTCGAAGGCTCGGTCAATCATTTCACGTCCGCGCACTATCGGCGCAATTTGACGGGCTCGATTCAGCGGCGCGACCGCATCGATTTGCAGGAGCTCAAAGCGCTGAAAGAAATGGAAGGCGTGCTCATCTTCAAGGATCAGGTCACGCGGGCGCGCAGCTTTACATGGTTTCATTCGATCGAAAAAACCAAGCTGCCGTTTCGCTTGAATCGGTTCTTGCAGGTCGATCGCCCGCCGCTTGCCGACCTGCCGGTGCGCACGCGACGCGGCGCTCCAGCGCCCGGTAAATCGAGCGGGGCGCAGCGCATCGAAGCAGTATTGCGTACGGGCCGAGCACCGGCTTACCCGCGAACGGTCGACCCTGTCATCGAGGCCATCCGCAAGACATATCGCGATATCGAATCGGGTAAGGCAGACGTGCCGTCGACCGAACGTGGCATTGCCTACTATGTGGCGGCCATCGACGCGATGAAGGCGAACGATGCCGATCGAGGCGGGCGATACTGGCGCATCGTCGATGAGTCGAACGACGCGTCGACGCCGCAGCCCGCCGTGCGTACTCAGGCACCGCCGGATCCCGCTGCTCCGGCCGATGCGGGCATACGATCGCATGAGCCATCGCACACTCATGCTCACGCGAGTACCGATCACGCGGCATCTGATGTGCAAGCGAGCGCACCCGATCCGGTTCCGTCGCGCAGCGCGCTCTATCAGCGCCCGCCGTTGTGCGAGAAGCCCGCGGATGATGCATCGGGCACGACGATTGTTGGGTTTACCGACGAGACGATCGATAGGCTGACGCAGGTCGAGGCCGCGCTCGGCCGCCACGACCCGCTTGCCTCGACCCGGACGATCGAAGCACAGGTGTCGGCTCAATTGACGTGGTCGAAGCCGCCGATCACGTTGGCCGAGCGTGAATTGCAGGCCCTGCTCGCGCGCATCGAGGCGATGGCGGCCGCTGTAGAGGGAGGCAAGTCGTGA
- a CDS encoding secretion/conjugation apparatus DotM-related subunit → MSDQVSPRSSTPAAFIAAVGFGCALFALWHLKHGAIVRALMIFCDAEARPLSAWSAAASELRGQLAVYFRYANVVSFPEMFMLAWRIGAFYLAIPVAFASWTAYRALRHPVVRARRVHSVQSLLEAQSKSFSAVAPVLRRDLSNDRSREWASSIHPEEWVTQHRLIVDGRFEIDRARTLLVAQLGKPIDSLGQLSNVERALFAVFGLRVFFKDVESSKALVDALNYSAENAQSKPNLKLADDAFRRCENTDQAKRWLRKHRYPRTLLMALLVEARQLGVLPSSTFIWLKPLDRALWYPLNTAGRKVPFMESAGVFNQWQAEQVAWENGCVLSGPHVEDALDGLHRYLEETGLLTVSQPDKP, encoded by the coding sequence ATGTCGGATCAGGTAAGCCCGCGTAGTTCGACACCGGCCGCGTTCATCGCCGCCGTCGGATTCGGATGCGCGCTGTTCGCGCTTTGGCATCTGAAGCACGGTGCGATCGTCCGGGCGCTCATGATCTTCTGCGATGCCGAGGCGCGGCCCCTGTCGGCCTGGTCGGCTGCGGCGAGCGAGCTTCGGGGGCAATTGGCTGTCTATTTCCGCTACGCGAATGTCGTCTCGTTTCCGGAGATGTTCATGCTGGCCTGGCGGATCGGTGCCTTCTATCTCGCCATTCCCGTTGCGTTCGCTAGTTGGACCGCCTATCGCGCACTGCGTCATCCGGTGGTGCGCGCGCGGCGCGTGCATAGCGTTCAGTCGCTGCTCGAGGCGCAGAGCAAAAGCTTTTCGGCGGTCGCGCCCGTGTTGCGGCGCGACTTGTCGAACGATCGCTCGCGCGAATGGGCATCTTCGATCCACCCAGAGGAATGGGTCACGCAGCATCGGCTGATCGTCGACGGGCGATTCGAGATCGATCGTGCGCGTACGCTGCTGGTGGCGCAACTCGGCAAGCCAATCGATTCATTAGGACAACTTAGCAATGTCGAGCGCGCGCTCTTCGCCGTATTCGGTTTGCGAGTGTTCTTCAAGGATGTCGAATCGTCGAAGGCGCTCGTCGATGCGTTGAACTACAGCGCCGAGAATGCGCAATCGAAACCGAATCTGAAGCTGGCCGATGACGCCTTCAGGCGTTGCGAGAACACGGATCAGGCAAAGCGCTGGCTGCGCAAGCATCGGTATCCGCGAACGCTGCTGATGGCGCTGCTCGTCGAGGCGCGCCAACTTGGGGTGCTGCCGTCGTCGACGTTCATTTGGCTCAAGCCGCTCGATCGCGCGCTCTGGTATCCGCTCAACACGGCAGGCCGCAAGGTGCCGTTCATGGAATCGGCCGGCGTATTCAACCAATGGCAGGCCGAGCAAGTCGCGTGGGAAAACGGCTGCGTGTTGAGCGGTCCTCACGTCGAAGACGCGCTCGACGGCTTGCATCGATACCTCGAGGAAACCGGCTTGCTGACGGTGTCGCAACCCGACAAACCATAA
- a CDS encoding thioredoxin fold domain-containing protein encodes MRLKFERGDARARDVVLIEADGTVYTSFAKTGYLRAAARTRFACGTAAATGAFSISRGQMQPAEAAEAPEQGQANHGLVFISEIEGEEKIALIERFAREEDAERALAMIETALRRSAVAQRRFRIWRSLMLWVGAPFLMFMATMSVVQFLNSHNAALDDLNKLARLAQDNPSAFGFPAVSPQAAAAANSAAIQAARAASAPTSEPSFSPVPTVASATANTANTAASAPIATMQAKARAMASIHFGLDDQTPKKTLYVYSDPNCPACRRFEAHINDLARDFSIYVLPVAYQEGSAKIASQILCASDRKQKWMMTMSRAKTSDPVAGDDCENGYGGLKANMDTFESLGFDSTPRVVGGDGTVFAAGATANAIRIQAAAR; translated from the coding sequence ATGCGACTGAAATTCGAACGGGGCGACGCACGCGCGCGCGACGTCGTGCTGATCGAGGCGGACGGGACGGTGTATACATCGTTTGCCAAGACAGGCTATCTGCGTGCCGCGGCGCGGACGCGATTTGCCTGCGGTACGGCAGCGGCGACAGGCGCGTTCTCGATCTCGCGTGGCCAAATGCAACCCGCCGAAGCGGCCGAAGCCCCCGAGCAAGGGCAGGCGAATCATGGCCTCGTGTTCATCAGCGAGATCGAAGGCGAGGAGAAGATTGCGTTGATCGAACGCTTCGCGAGGGAAGAAGACGCCGAGCGGGCGCTCGCGATGATCGAAACGGCACTACGGCGCTCGGCGGTTGCACAGCGACGATTTCGGATTTGGCGAAGCCTGATGCTCTGGGTAGGCGCGCCGTTTCTCATGTTCATGGCGACGATGTCGGTGGTGCAGTTCCTCAATTCGCACAATGCGGCACTGGATGACTTGAACAAGCTCGCGCGCTTGGCGCAGGACAATCCGAGCGCGTTCGGCTTTCCCGCGGTGTCGCCGCAGGCTGCTGCTGCGGCAAACTCGGCTGCCATCCAAGCGGCGCGCGCGGCATCGGCACCGACTTCCGAACCCTCGTTTTCCCCAGTGCCGACTGTCGCGAGCGCGACGGCCAATACGGCCAATACGGCCGCATCGGCACCGATAGCGACGATGCAAGCCAAGGCTCGGGCGATGGCGTCGATCCATTTCGGGCTCGATGATCAGACGCCGAAAAAGACGCTCTACGTCTATTCGGATCCCAACTGCCCTGCCTGCCGCCGGTTTGAAGCGCACATCAACGATTTGGCTCGAGATTTCTCCATCTATGTGCTGCCCGTCGCGTATCAGGAAGGATCGGCGAAGATTGCATCGCAGATCTTGTGCGCTTCCGATCGCAAGCAGAAATGGATGATGACGATGAGCCGCGCGAAGACGAGCGACCCGGTAGCGGGCGACGATTGCGAAAACGGATACGGCGGCCTGAAAGCGAACATGGACACGTTCGAATCGCTCGGCTTCGATTCGACACCGCGCGTCGTCGGCGGCGACGGCACCGTGTTCGCAGCCGGCGCGACGGCCAACGCGATCCGCATCCAAGCGGCTGCACGGTAA
- a CDS encoding BPSL1445 family SYLF domain-containing lipoprotein, protein MQRRRFIAMTGAALASGGLSLAACTTTPPSSSGTPQADAGRRATIDADVEATLTRLYATVHGSRELVGNAHGALVFPSVISAGFWFGGQYGQGALRVAGQTSGYYSVAAASFGLQIGAQSKAIVMLFMTQEALDSFTRSQGWAAGVDATVAVLRIGANGNVDTSTATSPVEAFVLTNAGLMAGVSLEGTKISRLII, encoded by the coding sequence ATGCAACGTCGTCGATTCATCGCAATGACCGGAGCCGCACTCGCATCGGGTGGGCTTTCGCTGGCCGCATGCACGACCACGCCGCCCTCGTCGTCGGGCACACCGCAAGCGGATGCCGGGCGGCGAGCAACGATCGATGCCGATGTCGAAGCGACGCTGACGCGGCTCTACGCGACGGTGCACGGCTCGCGCGAACTCGTCGGCAACGCGCACGGCGCGCTGGTCTTCCCGTCGGTCATCTCGGCCGGTTTCTGGTTCGGTGGGCAGTACGGTCAAGGTGCGCTGCGCGTCGCGGGGCAAACGAGCGGCTATTACAGCGTCGCCGCGGCCTCGTTCGGATTGCAGATCGGCGCGCAGTCCAAAGCGATCGTCATGCTGTTCATGACGCAAGAGGCACTCGATAGCTTCACGCGCAGCCAAGGCTGGGCGGCCGGCGTCGACGCCACGGTCGCCGTGCTGCGCATCGGCGCGAACGGCAATGTCGATACGTCGACGGCGACGAGCCCGGTCGAGGCGTTCGTCTTGACGAACGCCGGCCTCATGGCGGGCGTTTCGCTCGAAGGAACGAAGATTTCCAGGCTGATTATTTGA